From Sphingobacteriales bacterium:
GGTAAAATTGTGCGCATAAATTTTCGTAAATAGGCATATTTTCATCAAAAAAACCTTGTTCGGCTTGGTTTGCTTCGTTTGTGGTATCTTTCGAGTAGTTGATGTAAGCCATATTCATCATGGTGTCGAAATTATTGCGCAAGGTATTAATTTGCTGCATAATCTCATTTTGCCCGTTGGCGGTGCTGGCCTTGTCAAATTGTTGCAATAGGTTTTCAAATTCGGCACTAGTGGCTTCTATATTTGGTCGTTGATAATTAAAATCGCTGTACTTCATAAAACTAACAGTATGAGTGTATTATTTTGTAATGAGAAAAATAATTGAATAAGGGGCGCAAAGTTACCATTATTTTGGCAATTTTCATTAAAAAACAGGATAGTAAATTTGTACAAAAGCCCTACCCAACAAAAAATTGAGCAGGGCTTTGTATGATTATTTTTGTAGCTTTAGCTTAATTATGAATAGCATTAAAAACTATTTTTAGTAGAACGTGAAGCTTTAATTAAGTCCTTGCCGAAAGGTTCATTAAAACTTACTGTTTGCATTACCCGCTAAAATTTTATTACATATTCTAAATTTGCTATAAACCCTCTTGTCAAGCCATCAGGTCGCGCATCTCTTACCACAAAGGGCATGCCCATGTTCATTTGAATTATATTTTTACTGTTAATTTCATAGCCTAAAAAAAGATTACCGTTAAGGGTCAAACCTTTTGAACCGACAATTTCTTTTTCAGCCTTCAATTCGTCTGTGTACTTATCGTTTGCTAAATGGTATATAGGCAAAACACTTGGGGTCAGTTTAAACTTAGAAGTTATAGAAATAGGGTACGACACTCTTAACAATACATCTCCACTTCGCACAAATTGGTTAGTCGTTTGAAAATCTTTCAATTTTGAGCTATCCGGATAGTCAGAAGCTACAAACTTGTTGTCATTTTGAGTTAGTGGTTGTTGCACAGCCGCTACAAATTGTAATTTCTTGGTATTGAATCCAACACCAAATATTAAATCAAGTGTGCCTAAACTGGCTTGGTAGTCCATTGGCAACGGTAAATTGTTTTGCGATTTGTTGGCCTTTGAAAAAGGAATTTTAGCCCCTAAAGTAAGGGTTAATTTTTTGGTTGCTTTATAGTTTGCGTTCAAAAAAGCATCGCCAAGGCCAAAGGTAGAGATTTCGTTTCCGTTTTGCGCCATGGTTGTCAATTTTAAGTCAAGTCCTAATTTATGACCCAACTGTCTATTGTATTCGATATAATTACCATAAACTGAAACGGAGTAGTCTGCCATCCCCAAAAAAATGCCAATTTTAAATTGATTGTTCAAAGTATTGGTACTTTCAGCAGGATTTGGTTTAAAGCTACTAAGCGTACAAAATCCTGCATCACTACACCCTTGACCATAGGAAAAATTTAGACCTAAAGCCCAAAGGCTTACCATTAAAAGAATAGACTTTAATCTCATTTTAGTTAAATATTTTGTTTTAATTAGGTTTTTATAGGAATATAATAGCGTTTAACTTCTATACATCCGGATAAGTTTCAACATCTCAGGTTAAATCCGGAAAATTTATTTTATTGCAAGGTTATTTTACTCGCCAATACGCACGTCAATTTCGGCATCTAACTGTTCAAAAGTTAAATTTTCGCCAACAATTTTACCATCTTGGTCAATCAAAAACAAGGCTGGCAAATATTCAACGTTGTATTTATCTAATAATTTCGACTTCATGGCCTCGGCATCGTTAGCATTAATTGACCAACTAAGTTTGTCTTTTTCAATGGCAGCTGCGGCGCGTTTGGGGTCTTTGTCAAGTGAAACGCCAAAGATTTCAAGTCCTTTTTTATTGTATTTTTTGTAAATTTTATTTAAATCTTCGTGGTTATTGCGCGAGGGGCCGCTCCAGCTTGCCCAAAAATAAATCAAGGTTAATTTTTTGCGGGTTGCGCTTAGTACTTGTGTGTTGCCGTTTACGTCGGGCAGTTTAATATCGGGGGCAATTTTGCCAACCATCGAAGCCTTAACTTCTGGAAACTCTAAATCGCGGACGTTTATAATATCTGGTGCATCGGGTTTTGCGGGTTCGTAACGCTGGCCAAATTGTGTGGGGGCAAAAGCAGTAATCAACTCATATTCATCGCGGGCAACGGTAAACCCCTGAAAACCTTTCGATTTTACTTGATTGAGGGCAAGTTCGGCATCATTTTTTTTCTCGAAACTGCCTAATAATACTCGTTTTGCACCATTAGGGGCTTCTTCTGTGTCAAATTTACCAATATTTGCTAAGGTAGAGAACTTACTAAGGTCGGGTTTGGCAAAAACGCCTAACTGTATTTTAAATACTTTGCGCAATACTTTCGACTCAGTAGTTTGGCCTTGTGTAGGCGAGTTTGGTGTGGTAGTTTTACCGCCATCTGCCGGAGGTGTAGTTGATACATCTACGTTTTCTTTTCGCGCAACTTTTATGACCGAAGCATAGCCGCGTTGTTTTACTATGGCTAATTTAGCATCTACGGTGGCTTCGGTATAGGTGCCTAATAATATGCGTTTTAAGTTTTTGCCTTCTACGGCTTCGGTTGTCAGTTTGCCCAAGTCGGTTAAATTGCTGAAAGCGGCCAAATTTGGATTGCCCGATGCGCCTAACTGTATTTTATAAACCGTAATTTGTTGCTGTTGAGGAGTATTGGGTTTGGTTTGATTATTATTATTGTTGTTGTTGTTACCACCTGTTCCACTACCACTGCCGGTATTTCCGGAATTGGGCTTGGTACTGCTGTCATCCGGATTACTATTCGGTTTTTTCGATTTTTTCCGGCTATCTAAAAACTTGTCTATTTCGGCAAAACTTAAATTAACACCTACAACTACGCCTTTTTCGTCAATTAAATAGTTATAGGGTATATGGGGCAAATTGTACTCGAACCACAGCGAAGAGTAATACGATTCTTTGTCCACCACATGGTAAGGCCAATTTAGGCCGTCGCTGGCAATAGTTTGTTTCCATTTGGCAATATCTTCGTCTAAGGCCACACTAAATATGGTAAACTCGCTGGCTTTTTCAAAGCTATAATCTTTGTATTTTGCCCAAAGGCGTACATATTCGGGGTTTTTAATCACTTTGCAAGCCACACACCAAGTTGACCAAAAACTAAGTAAAACGTATTTACCCTTCAAGGAAGATAGTTTAAGATTTGTACCTTTTGTATTGGGTAATTCAATCTCTGAAGCGGGTTTGTTAAGGGTTTGGGCTGGCAATTTGAAGGCAATTAGAAAAAACATTGCCAAACCGAGCAGTATTGATACTTTGCGTGCCATAAATTTTGTTTTAAGTTTTATGTGGGTTAGGTAATTAAAAAACAATTTCCTGTGCAAATATAGGCCAAACTATGTAGTAATTTTACATAGCCAACATATAATTACAAAAAAAATCAAATAAACGCAATTTTATACTTTAAGTTGTAATTTTTCAATGAGTTTGAGCAACGAAGCT
This genomic window contains:
- a CDS encoding redoxin domain-containing protein, translated to MARKVSILLGLAMFFLIAFKLPAQTLNKPASEIELPNTKGTNLKLSSLKGKYVLLSFWSTWCVACKVIKNPEYVRLWAKYKDYSFEKASEFTIFSVALDEDIAKWKQTIASDGLNWPYHVVDKESYYSSLWFEYNLPHIPYNYLIDEKGVVVGVNLSFAEIDKFLDSRKKSKKPNSNPDDSSTKPNSGNTGSGSGTGGNNNNNNNNQTKPNTPQQQQITVYKIQLGASGNPNLAAFSNLTDLGKLTTEAVEGKNLKRILLGTYTEATVDAKLAIVKQRGYASVIKVARKENVDVSTTPPADGGKTTTPNSPTQGQTTESKVLRKVFKIQLGVFAKPDLSKFSTLANIGKFDTEEAPNGAKRVLLGSFEKKNDAELALNQVKSKGFQGFTVARDEYELITAFAPTQFGQRYEPAKPDAPDIINVRDLEFPEVKASMVGKIAPDIKLPDVNGNTQVLSATRKKLTLIYFWASWSGPSRNNHEDLNKIYKKYNKKGLEIFGVSLDKDPKRAAAAIEKDKLSWSINANDAEAMKSKLLDKYNVEYLPALFLIDQDGKIVGENLTFEQLDAEIDVRIGE